One window of Cataglyphis hispanica isolate Lineage 1 chromosome 12, ULB_Chis1_1.0, whole genome shotgun sequence genomic DNA carries:
- the LOC126853441 gene encoding condensin complex subunit 3 gives MMGVNNTIHFDNIYTLLSHLNFTLLRTREKFCYGCSVRPVQAFIEYLVIAIFNIKRTNMVSAIKKEMKNIFCKAQYNKIDHPQYMKKLKKLYERTDLDTFWKYFISFLKVPLTMAQQHLRVINTLEFCAKFIVSFYSTAENETTMSPFVNNLFKFLLSHHSAKDKAVRFRICYFLNILFNSMSDDAFIDDNLCDQITISMMDRLLDKSFKVRAQAVFALHRLQDPADDQCPVIKMYIFHLSKDPSAEVRKAVLSCMGKNQKTLQAVLTRTRDIDDTVRKMAFEFISKITVRSLTIEQRERLLKNGLKDRSENVRKCVSNVLLPTWLRCYKGEYLNLVLALDAGIGTETATLALQVLFKDANPKNLLEQLPIDKDTRLIPLTNISNENVLYWKCVIKHLQSLSCMEELELIIPELSGFCTYIRDYMTLISSKSYEVWEKECHKFILLQLFEISTTYDLADEVGRKNLNELIVETLMSDHCCNKIIECIVNHLIKVMPDANNMLNVVANVISETRLPSNENLDTQQITIEQQQEKDMQKARLKVDILELEEELYQAIKEENFLQADSLKDKIKVLKEEINQLSKIQEAVIIDDMREEKNDSITMVKCLNILYIAMQSIRELTPTLKSLMSLVLSSLDHPDDNVHVLALKVLSIYCVLDIKLAKKHIMVFFYQFSFEHENQEIWIVALKAIFDLLLIYGLEYFENLQVQEESSLQNRSEKSRLLYTHEDSIISINKRIEIEKGPCNFIKILMGLLNNANQDMRTIATEGFCKLLLNQRISSSSLISRLIILGYNKANVDDIYLRQCLSVFFEHFIVRVPEAQEILENAYFPTLRALCDAPDVSPLREIDTYHVSKFILNLTRRGHQKTGNQTFYTHNNLAFAMLADILNPESNIDKETLIKSLTNLYLQEDAPSKQNLQEAIENVTKMVKDSDKRLLKYIQQFKQKLENSETMEMVVECENDSAD, from the exons atgATGGGAGTTAACAATACCATACATTttgataacatatatacattactgAGTCATCTGAATTTTACGCTACTACGCAcgcgtgaaaaattttgttacggCTGTTCAGTCAGGCCAGTTCAGGCTTTCATAGAATATTTAGTGatcgcaatttttaatattaaaagaacaaatatGGTTTCAGCGATCAAGaaggaaatgaaaaatatattttgcaaagcgCAATACAATAAGATTGATCATCCACAGTATatgaagaaattgaaaaaattatatgagagA acCGATTTAGATACattctggaaatattttatctcatttttaaaaGTGCCTCTCACAATGGCACAACAACATCTGCGTGTTATAAATACGTTAGAGTTTTGTGCCAAATTTATAGTAAGCTTCTATTCTACTGCAGAGAACGAAACCACAATGTCTCCATTTGTCaacaatttattcaaatttcttttatcgcaTCACAGTGCTAAAGATAAAGCAGTGAGATTTCGCATATGTTACTTCCTAAACATACTTTTCAATTCCATGAGCGATGATGCTTTCATCGATGATAATCTATGTGATCAAATTACAATCAGTATGATGGATCGATTGTTGGATAAGTCGTTTAAAGTCAGAGCGCAGGCTGTTTTTGCTCTGCACAGATTGCAAGATCCAGCAGATGACCAATGtcctgtaataaaaatgtatatatttcatctaTCTAAAGATCCAAGTGCTGAAGTTCGCAAGGCAGTCCTTTCTTGCATGGGTAAAAACCAAAAGACCTTACAAGCTGTATTGACAAGAACACGAGATATCGATGATACTGTGCGTAAGATGGCATTTGAATTTATCAGTAAAATCACAGTGCGTTCTTTGACTATTGAACAAAGAGAACGCTTGTTAAAGAATGGTCTCAAAGACAGATCTGAGAATGTCAGAAAATGTGTAAGCAATGTTTTGTTACCAACATGGCTACGATGCTACAAGGGAGAGTATTTAAATCTTGTACTCGCTCTCGATGCTGGTATAGGAACAGAAACTGCCACCTTAGCTTTACAGGTTCTATTTAA agaTGCTAatccaaaaaatttattggagCAACTGCCAATAGATAAAGACACAAGACTAATTCCACTGACAAATATATCGAACGAAAATGTTTTGTATTggaaatgtgtaataaaacatCTTCAGAGTCTTTCATGTATGGaagaattagaattaattattccgGAATTATCGggattttgtacatatatacgtgaTTATATGACTCTCATATCTTCCAAGTCATATGAAGTATGGGAAAAAGAGTgccataaatttattctattgcaACTCTTTGAGATATCCACAACTTATGATCTCGCTGACGAAGTAGGCAGGAAGAATCTGAACGAATTAATAGTAGAAACTCTAATGAGCGATCattgttgtaataaaataattgaatgtaTAGTAAACCATTTGATAAAAGTGATGCCAGATGCAAACAACATGTTGAATGTTGTTGCCAACGTTATTAGCGAAACCAGACTACCTTCAAACGAAAATTTAGATACTCAACAAATTACTATAGAGCAGCAACAAGAAAAAGACATGCAA AAAGCAAGATTAAAGGTTGATATATTAGAGCTCGAAGAGGAATTATATCAAGCAATCAaggaagagaattttttacaagCTGATAGTCTAAAAGACAAGATTAAGGtcttaaaagaagaaataaaccAATTATCTAAGATCCAAGAAGCTGTAATAATCGACGATATGcgcgaggaaaaaaatgattccaTCACTATGGTGAAATGCCTCAACATCTTGTACATTGCAATGCAATCCATTCGTGAATTAACACCCACACTCAAGAGTTTGATGTCTCTTGTTTTAAGTAGTCTCGAC CATCCCGATGATAATGTGCATGTATTAGCGTTAAAAGTATTAAGTATTTATTGTGTTTTGGACATAAAGTTAgctaaaaaacatataatggtATTTTTCTACCAATTTTCTTTCGAACACGAGAATCAAGAAATTTGGATAGTTGCTTTGAAGGCAATATTCGATCTCTTGCTTATATATGGAttggaatattttgaaaatttgcaaGTCCAAGAAGAGAGTTCTTTGCAGAATAGATCTGAAAAGAGTCGTTTGCTTTACACACACGAAGATAGCatcatttctataaataaacgGATTGAAATAGAAAAGGGCCCTTgcaatttcatcaaaatcttAATGGGATTGCTGAACAATGCG aatcAAGATATGCGCACAATTGCTACAGAAGGATTCTGTAAACTGCTGTTAAATCAACGAATTAGTAGCAGTAGTCTCATATCGCGCTTGATAATTCTAGGCTATAATAAAGCCAATGTTGATGATATTTATCTTCGACAATGCTTGAGTGTTTTTTTCGAGCATTTTATCGTACGTGTACCCGAAGCACAAGAAATACTCGAAAACGCCTATTTTCCAACACTGCGAGCTCTTTGCGATGCACCGGATGTTAGTCCACTACGAGAGATCGATACGTATCacgtttcaaaatttatactgAATTTAACAAGGCGAGGACATCAAAAAACTGGCAATCAAACGTTTTACACGCACAACAATCTTGCATTTGCTATGTTAGCCGACATTCTAAATCCGGAAAGCAACATAGATAAGGAGActcttattaaatctttaacgAATTTATATCTTCAAGAGGATGCTCCGTCGAAACAAAATTTGCAAGAAGCCATTGAGAATGTTACAAAAATG gTGAAGGATTCTGATAAACGAttgctaaaatatattcagcaattcaaacaaaaattagaaaattctgAAACAATGGAGATGGTGGTAGAATGTGAAAATGACAGTGCTGactaa